A section of the Carya illinoinensis cultivar Pawnee chromosome 12, C.illinoinensisPawnee_v1, whole genome shotgun sequence genome encodes:
- the LOC122288974 gene encoding pentatricopeptide repeat-containing protein At1g71420, which yields MPRPTIRGWYVSFRHFGSAHITPMHGLEAGANNLLEKVRVLDTRSHLLEALSLFYTLAPPHSHQVYATLFHACSRYQCLEEGISLHRHLLFYSPVNPPDLFVTNHLINMYSKCGYLNYAHCLFDEMPRRNLISWTALISGYAQYGRTDECFRLFAGMLGDCRPNEFAVASVLSSCGERDKGRGGQVHALALKMSLDACVYVSNALVTMYCKSCGRSGVYIYDRDEAWNVFQTIEFRNLISWNSMIAGFQFRGLGAQAICLFMRMRSEGMGFDRATLLSVFSSLCGSTGNDVDTSLIFCFQLHSLVIKTGFILEIEVKTALVKSYTDLQGDIIDSYRLFMETSCSRDIVSWTGIITAFAERNPEEALFLFCQLRREDLAPDRYTFSIVLKACAGLVTERHALTVHSQFIKAGFEGDTILANALIHAYARCGSIALSEKAFSEIGSRDLVSWNSMLKAYALHGKAREALQLFSQMNVKPDPTTFVTLLSACSHAELIDEGIKIFDTMFENFGIVPQLDHYACMVDIFGRAGRVLEAQRLINRMPMEPDSVVWSALLGSCRKHGETRLAKLAADKLKELEPGNSISYVQMSNIHSSGSNFDKAGQIRNEMKGFGVRKEPGLSWVEIGNRVHEFASGGRSHPEREVIFRQLEGLIGQLKAMGYVPETSLALHDIEEEHKEEQLYHHSEKLALAFAIMNEGSLCCGGKVIRINKNIRICVDCHNFMKLASDLLQKEIVLRDSNRFHHFKHGLCSCRDYW from the coding sequence ATGCCACGTCCGACCATTCGCGGTTGGTATGTTTCCTTCCGACACTTCGGATCGGCCCATATTACCCCAATGCATGGTCTTGAGGCAGGAGCCAACAATCTGCTCGAGAAGGTGCGTGTGCTCGACACACGAAGCCACCTCTTAGAAGCTCTCTCACTGTTCTACACCCTAGCACCGCCCCACTCCCACCAAGTCTATGCCACTCTCTTCCACGCATGTTCTCGCTACCAATGCCTCGAAGAAGGAATATCTTTGCACCGCCACTTGCTATTCTACAGTCCCGTCAACCCGCCTGATCTCTTCGTCACCAACCATCTCATCAACATGTATTCTAAATGTGGCTACTTGAATTATGCTCACTGTCTATTTGATGAAATGCCCAGGAGAAACCTTATTTCTTGGACTGCTCTCATTTCTGGGTACGCGCAATATGGGCGAACCGACGAGTGTTTTCGTCTATTTGCAGGAATGTTGGGGGACTGCCGCCCGAATGAGTTTGCGGTGGCAAGTGTACTTAGTTCCTGTGGGGAGCGGGATAAAGGCCGTGGTGGGCAGGTACATGCACTTGCGTTGAAAATGTCTTTGGATGCTTGTGTTTACGTTTCGAATGCTCTTGTTACCATGTATTGCAAGAGTTGTGGTCGCAGTGGTGTTTATATTTATGATAGGGACGAGGCTTGGAATGTGTTCCAGACCATAGAGTTCCGGAATCTTATTTCTTGGAATTCAATGATTGCAGGATTTCAGTTTCGCGGGCTTGGAGCCCAAGCTATCTGTCTTTTTATGCGAATGCGCAGTGAGGGAATGGGGTTTGATCGTGCCACGCTTCTCAGTGTCTTTTCTTCCTTGTGTGGTAGCACTGGGAATGACGTTGATACGAGTCTCATATTTTGTTTTCAGTTGCATTCTCTCGTGATCAAGACTGGGTTTATCTTAGAAATTGAAGTAAAAACTGCATTGGTTAAATCTTACACGGATCTCCAAGGAGATATTATCGACAGTTATAGGCTGTTCATGGAGACTAGTTGTAGTCGAGATATTGTTTCATGGACTGGTATTATAACGGCATTTGCAGAACGGAACCCAGAAGAAGCTCTGTTCCTGTTCTGTCAGTTGCGACGAGAGGACTTAGCTCCAGATCGGTATACTTTCTCAATTGTCTTGAAAGCTTGTGCGGGCCTTGTGACTGAGCGACATGCCTTAACAGTTCATTCACAATTCATTAAAGCTGGGTTTGAAGGTGACACTATACTTGCAAATGCCTTGATCCATGCGTATGCTAGGTGTGGCTCCATTGCTTTGTCTGAGAAAGCTTTCAGTGAAATTGGGTCTCGTGATTTGGTTTCTTGGAACTCAATGCTAAAGGCATATGCCTTGCATGGGAAAGCTAGAGAAGCATTGCAACTCTTTTCACAAATGAATGTCAAACCTGATCCTACTACCTTTGTTACTCTGCTCTCAGCTTGCAGCCATGCTGAACTCATAGACGAAGGAATCAAAATATTTGACACTATGTTTGAGAATTTTGGCATTGTTCCTCAACTTGATCACTATGCTTGCATGGTAGACATTTTTGGACGAGCTGGGAGAGTTCTTGAGGCTCAAAGACTTATAAATAGAATGCCGATGGAGCCTGATTCTGTAGTTTGGAGTGCACTTCTTGGATCATGTAGGAAACATGGCGAGACAAGGTTAGCCAAGTTAGCAGCAGATAAACTGAAGGAATTGGAGCCTGGAAATTCAATAAGCTATGTGCAAATGTCGAACATACATTCCTCTGGCAGCAATTTCGATAAGGCCGGCcaaattagaaatgaaatgaaaggcTTTGGTGTGAGAAAGGAGCCCGGATTAAGCTGGGTTGAGATTGGGAATCGGGTGCACGAATTTGCCTCTGGAGGCCGATCTCATCCAGAAAGGGAGGTGATATTCAGGCAGCTTGAAGGATTGATTGGGCAGTTAAAGGCAATGGGTTATGTGCCAGAGACAAGCTTGGCACTGCATGACATAGAAGAGGAGCACAAAGAGGAGCAATTGTACCATCACAGTGAGAAGCTAGCTTTGGCCTTTGCCATAATGAATGAAGGCAGTTTGTGTTGTGGTGGAAAAGTAATAAGAATAAACAAGAACATCAGAATTTGTGTTGATTGCCATAATTTCATGAAGTTAGCGTCAGATCTACTCCAAAAGGAGATTGTTCTCAGAGACTCAAACCGCTTTCATCATTTTAAACATGGATTGTGCTCATGCCGCGACTACTGGTAG